Proteins found in one Populus alba chromosome 14, ASM523922v2, whole genome shotgun sequence genomic segment:
- the LOC118041071 gene encoding receptor-like serine/threonine-protein kinase ALE2, whose protein sequence is MSVLAVSNTTGLSRRVWYLFLQLFINSCYVISIINADLADHQFEGPILSPSRVPSDAPAIPDLPLPANPPLLPKPREKHFSPYGAPTFVVAPAHPPNYGPLITSGHPPTSSRLSKPSMKKNGLVPPSVGLVDVAPTQSGDGTNPTGLAQPPLSPSVSDCCKPDMVLKRGSHDCHCVYPIKLDLLLLNVSQNPNWNMFLEELASHLGMRVSQIELINFYVLSLSRLNISMDITPHTGISFSASDASAVNSSLTFHKVHFDSALVGDYKLLNLTWFEPPTPSPAPIVASSPMKAPAYQSSTSSAVGSSTKGKHTNLILILGIGAGIVIIAIVSMLIICSCAFCKGKPKASSKETVKPSTIDPAPAPAPAPAAGSLPHPSSTRFLAYEELKVATNNFEPASILGEGGFGRVFKGVLSDGTAVAIKRLTNGGQQGDKEFLVEVEMLSRLHHRNLVKLVGYYSSRDSSQNLLCYELVPNGSLEAWLHGPLGVNCPLDWDTRMKIALDAARGLAYLHEDSQPCVIHRDFKASNILLENNFQAKVADFGLAKQAPEGRANYLSTRVMGTFGYVAPEYAMTGHLLVKSDVYSYGVVLLELLTGRKPVDMAQPSGQENLVTWARPILRDKDRLEELVDPRLGGKYPKEDFVRVCTIAAACVAPEASQRPTMGEVVQSLKMVQRVMEYQDSMLAPNARANLRQSSTTFESDGTSSMFSSGPYSGLSAFDNDNISRTAVFSEDLHEGR, encoded by the exons ATGTCGGTGCTTGCAGTTTCAAATACCACCg GATTATCAAGAAGAGTCTGGTATTTGTTTCTGCAGCTTTTCATCAATTCATGTTATGTAATCTCCATCATCAATGCTGATTTAGCTGATCATCAGTTTGAAGGACCTATCTTATCTCCGTCTAGAGTGCCTTCAGATGCACCAGCCATTCCTGATCTACCCCTCCCAGCCAATCCACCATTGTTACCTAAACCACGGGAAAAACATTTCTCACCTTATGGTGCACCAACATTTGTGGTAGCACCAGCCCATCCTCCTAACTATGGTCCACTGATAACTTCTGGTCACCCCCCTACTAGTTCACGCTTGTCTAAACCTTCAATGAAGAAGAATGGATTGGTGCCTCCCAGTGTTGGATTGGTAGATGTTGCTCCTACTCAGTCTGGTGATGGCACAAATCCTACTGGTTTAGCTCAGCCCCCATTATCTCCTTCCGTCTCTG ATTGTTGTAAACCAGACATGGTGCTGAAACGAGGAAGTCATGATTGCCACTGCGTGTATCCAATAAAGCTTGATCTTCTCCTTTTGAATGTCTCACAAAATCCTAATTGGAACATGTTTCTAGAAGAACTAGCTTCCCACCTTGGCATGCGAGTTTCTCAAATTGAGCTGATAAACTTTTATGTACTAAGCCTATCCAGATTAAATATTTCAATGGATATCACTCCTCACACGGGAATCAGTTTCTCTGCCAGTGATGCATCTGCTGTAAACTCTTCACTTACCTTTCATAAGGTTCATTTTGACTCCGCTCTTGTGGGTGATTATAAACTCCTGAATCTTACTTGGTTTGAACCTCCAACACCTTCACCAG CTCCTATTGTTGCTTCATCACCTATGAAGGCACCGGCATATCAATCTTCAACTTCGTCAGCAGTTGGTTCTTCAACGAAAGGCAAAcatacaaatttgattcttattctggGTATTGGTGCTGGTATTGTGATTATTGCCATTGTATCTATGCTTATAATTTGTTCGTGCGCATTCTGCAAAGGGAAGCCTAAAGCATCCTCTAAAGAAACTG TAAAGCCAAGTACCATAGATCCAGCTCCAGCTCCAGCTCCAGCTCCAGCAGCAGGGTCTCTTCCACATCCTTCAAGTACACGGTTTCTAGCCTATGAAGAACTTAAAGTAGCAACAAACAACTTTGAACCTGCAAGCATACTTGGAGAGGGTGGGTTTGGTAGAGTTTTCAAAGGTGTCTTAAGTGATGGCACAGCTGTAGCAATTAAGAGGCTTACTAATGGAGGGCAACAAGGGGATAAAGAATTTTTGGTGGAGGTTGAGATGCTTAGCAGGCTGCATCACCGTAATCTTGTCAAACTTGTGGGCTACTATAGCAGTCGTGACTCTTCACAAAACCTACTGTGCTATGAGCTTGTTCCAAATGGAAGCCTGGAGGCCTGGCTTCAtg GTCCTCTGGGTGTAAACTGTCCTCTGGATTGGGATACCAGAATGAAGATTGCACTTGATGCTGCAAGAGGACTTGCATACCTACATGAGGATTCACAACCCTGTGTGATCCACAGAGATTTCAAGGCATCCAATATATTGCTCGAGAACAATTTTCAGGCTAAAGTTGCTGATTTTGGACTTGCCAAACAGGCGCCTGAAGGCAGAGCAAATTATCTGTCTACTCGTGTCATGGGAACATTTGG GTATGTAGCCCCTGAGTATGCTATGACCGGACATCTACTAGTAAAGAGTGATGTTTATAGCTATGGAGTTGTCCTCCTTGAGTTGCTGACTGGAAGGAAGCCTGTTGATATGGCACAGCCATCCGGTCAAGAGAACCTTGTCACTTGG GCCAGGCCCATTCTGAGAGACAAGGATCGGTTAGAAGAGCTTGTTGATCCAAGGCTTGGAGGAAAATATCCGAAGGAGGATTTTGTACGAGTTTGCACAATTGCAGCAGCTTGTGTGGCCCCCGAGGCAAGCCAGCGACCAACTATGGGTGAAGTGGTTCAGTCTCTTAAAATGGTGCAGCGTGTAATGGAATATCAAGATTCCATGTTAGCCCCCAATGCCCGGGCCAACCTGAGACAGTCATCTACTACCTTTGAATCTGATGGGACATCTTCAATGTTCTCATCTGGTCCTTACTCTGGTCTGAGCGCCTTTGATAACGACAACATCTCTCGGACAGCAGTTTTCTCAGAAGATCTTCATGAAGGACGATGA
- the LOC118041072 gene encoding pectinesterase 3, producing MELNKFTLLLLFSSPLLSFVAKAICVPRNVSNHETTGPALSFPSSAPIQAPQASSPPPPVSPTKSKSILPPPSNNYALTKICGLTDHPAECIAAIAPLLTGRTDPISVLKMGMQALHKSFEEATAVAAKLNKDPSSSAVVKDSLDTCLESFDSGMSDLNDALIAISSHDIGKLSTMLSATITYPDTCEEAFAEQPGLHSPMKEMDRKLTTLASINLAISASLHWS from the coding sequence ATGGAGCTTAACAAGTTCACCCTTCTCCTccttttttcctctcctcttctCTCATTCGTTGCCAAGGCCATTTGTGTCCCTCGTAACGTCAGCAATCATGAGACTACAGGACCGGCCTTGTCTTTCCCATCTTCAGCACCCATTCAGGCCCCACAAGCTTCCTCCCCACCACCACCTGTTTCtccaacaaaatcaaaatcgaTATTGCCACCGCCATCCAACAATTATGCACTGACGAAAATATGTGGCTTGACCGATCACCCAGCAGAATGTATTGCCGCCATTGCTCCTCTCCTAACAGGAAGAACTGATCCCATTTCCGTCCTTAAAATGGGAATGCAAGCTCTCCACAAAAGTTTTGAGGAAGCCACCGCCGTTGCCGCAAAACTAAACAAGGATCCCTCTTCGTCAGCCGTGGTTAAGGACTCCCTGGACACATGCCTGGAGTCTTTTGACAGCGGAATGTCTGACCTCAATGATGCTTTGATTGCAATTTCCTCCCACGACATTGGCAAACTGAGTACAATGCTTAGCGCCACCATAACATACCCTGACACCTGTGAGGAAGCGTTTGCTGAGCAACCAGGACTCCATTCGCCGATGAAGGAGATGGATCGGAAGCTGACTACGCTGGCTAGCATCAACCTGGCAATTTCAGCATCTCTCCACTGGAGTTAA
- the LOC118041070 gene encoding uncharacterized protein: protein MEELGLVQFDAMGSAVRKKRSQISRRPKDSQTFTDNYDRSSLSISPPSDGMSKASSDENADNCRRKEFGLNQPVSRVSSATTRAERKRAFSDSHSRRSVINNKTSREGALAPANWRSKSKLKECMDVESRTASMYCGRNGESWSSEQSGVSLDVSGNESKFKKVKFKVGDATHTINSNSTTNGVPSTKNPRFSDTSNTRQKLSLQGNLEEERFVSGKRPGLQGVPWKEFSRGGFSLGKEDFLMGKTLGKNTAGKQGNKYERKNKRAPKRHVLDGEFGEDEDDDEIRYLEKLKLKVPSRHKEDDGNDDDESSKKQRKLSTLGSISALRLVKDGKKISRSDQAPEDEDYEEEEPLSDGEFTGSKKKQKKEYVESLTDGKRELTLTRRQRALQSSKDGSSVPDANLIEFPNGLPPAPSKKQKEKLTEVEQQSKKAEAAQRRRLQVEKAARESEAEAIRKILGQDSSRKKREEKTKKRLEELAQEKATTAEMHASSTIRWVMGPTGTVVTFPKEMGLPSIFDSKPCSYPPPREKCAGPSCNNPYKYRDSKSKLPLCSLQCYKAIQQQSQQETN, encoded by the exons ATGGAAGAGTTGGGTCTTGTTCAGTTTGATGCCATGGGAAGCGCAGTAAGAAAGAAGAGGAGTCAAATTTCTCGCCGACCTAAGGATTCCCAGACATTTACAGACAATTATGATCGTTCATCATTATCGATATCACCACCTTCAGATGGCATGAGCAAGGCTTCCAGTGATGAGAATGCTGATAATTGTAGGAGGAAAGAATTTGGTCTTAATCAACCCGTGTCCAGGGTTTCTTCGGCTACTACTAGAGCTGAAAGAAAAAGAGCATTTTCTGACAGTCACTCAAGGAGAAGTGTGATTAACAATAAAACTTCTCGTGAAGGTGCTCTTGCCCCTGCGAATTGGAGAAGCAAAAGCAAGCTGAAGGAATGCATGGATGTGGAGTCTAGAACTGCAAGTATGTATTGTGGAAGGAATGGTGAAAGTTGGAGTTCAGAGCAGTCAGGAGTGAGTTTAGATGTTTCAGGAAATGAAAGCAAGTTTAAAAAGGTCAAGTTTAAGGTTGGTGATGCGACACACACAATTAATTCCAACTCAACTACTAATGGCGTGCCTTCTACAAAGAATCCCCGATTCTCAGACACCTCCAACACAAGGCAGAAACTTAGTCTTCAG GGGAATTTAGAGGAGGAACGTTTTGTTTCAGGTAAGAGGCCAGGTTTGCAAGGAGTTCCTTGGAAGGAATTCTCTAGAGGAGGGTTTAGTCTCGGGAAAGAGGATTTTTTAATGGGGAAGACTTTGGGTAAAAATACTGCTGGGAAACAAGGAAATAAGTATGAACGTAAGAACAAGCGGGCCCCCAAGAGGCATGTTCTGGATGGGGAATTTGGTGAGGATGAAGATGACGACGAGATCCGATACCTAGAGAAACTCAAGTTAAAAGTCCCATCAAGACATAAGGAAGATGAtggaaatgatgatgatgaatcaAGTAAGAAACAACGAAAACTTTCTACCCTGGGAAGCATTAGTGCTTTGAGGCTGGTTAAAGATGGGAAAAAAATATCCAGATCAGACCAAGCACCAGAGGATGAAGATTACGAGGAAGAAGAACCATTATCTGATGGTGAGTTCACAGGTAGtaagaagaagcagaaaaagGAATATGTTGAGTCATTGACAGATGGTAAGAGGGAGCTGACTTTAACTAGGCGTCAACGGGCTCTTCAGTCAAGCAAAGATGGCTCTTCTGTTCCTGATGCTAACTTAATTGAGTTTCCAAATGGATTACCACCTGCACCATCAAAAA AGCAAAAGGAGAAACTTACGGAGGTCGAGCAGCAATCAAAGAAAGCTGAGGCCGCTCAGAGACGAAGATTGCAAGTTGAGAAGGCTGCTAGGGAATCTGag GCTGAAGCTATAAGAAAAATTCTTGGTCAAGATTCCAGCAGAAAAAAACGAGAAGAGAAAACGAAGAAGCGTCTGGAAGAGTTGGCACAG GAGAAGGCTACCACCGCCGAGATGCATGCATCGAGTACCATCAGATGGGTCATGGGTCCTACAGGGACTGTTGTGACATTTCCCAAAGAAATGGGTCTCCCTAGTATATTCGACTCTAAACCCTGcag CTATCCTCCTCCAAGAGAGAAGTGCGCGGGCCCTTCTTGTAATAACCCATACAAGTATCGGGATTCGAAGTCGAAGCTTCCGCTTTGCAGTCTACAGTGCTACAAGGCAATTCAGCAACAGAGCCAGCAAGAAACTAACTGA